GTCAGCCGCTTCCTCAAAAAACACCCGGCCTGAGCCCCTCTCACCCGGCTGAACCGCCCATCTTACGATTTCCGCCGTTCATCCACGCAGACTGGCACTCGCGGCAAAACCGCTCACCGTGCCACCATGCTTACCCGTCTCCTCTGTCTATTGCTGATCGTTTCCGCGCCGGCGTTCGCCGCCACGGATTCAGCTCTGCCGCCGCGCGAGGTCGCTCCCACCGACAAGGCCGAGTTCCGTCGCCTCACCCTCGACAACGGCCTCAAGGTCCTCCTCGTCTCCGACGCCAACTTCAATAAGTCCGCCGCCTCGCTGGTCGTCTCCGTCGGCCAGATCGACGACCCGTTCGAGCACGCGGGCCTCGCTCACTTCCTCGAGCACATGCTCTTCCTCGGCACCGAGAAGTATCCCGACGTCTCCGAATACAGCGCCTACATCACGGCCAACGGCGGCTACAACAACGCCTACACCTCGACCGACCACACCAACTACCAATTTGAAGTCCGCCACGAGGCCCTCGAGGGCGCCCTCGACCGCTTCGCCCAGTTCTTCATCGCGCCGCTCTTCGTCGCCGACTACACCGAGCGTGAGGTCAACGCCGTGCACAACGAAGCCATGCGCCACGTGCAAAACGACCTACGCCGCATGCTCAATGTCCGCCGCGAGCTCTACAGCCCCGAGGCCGGCGAATCCAAGTTCTCCACCGGCAACAAGGACACCCTCGCCAACGCCACCCCCGCCATCGTCCGCGAGTTCTACGAAAACCACTACTCCGCCGATCGCATGGCCCTCGCCATCACCGGCACCGCCTCGCTCGACGAACTCGAGCGCATGGCCCGCGTCTCCTTCTCGCCCATCCCCGTGCGCGACCTGCCCGCCATCGAGCGCGAGCCGACCTTCCTGCCGCACAAGGAAGCCCTCCGCCTCGCCACCATCGAGCCCGTGCGCGAGCTGCGCCAACTCTGGATGGAGTTTGTCATCCCCTCCACCCGCCCGCACTTCGCGTCCAAAACCGACGCCTTCCTCCTCTCCTTGCTCAACTACGCGGGCAAGGGCGGCCTCGTCGAATACCTGAAGGACGCCGACCTCGCCACCAGCGTCGGCGGTTTCACCTGGACCCGCACCACCGGCTACGAGTCCCTCTTCATCTCCGCCGACCTCACCCCCAACGGGGCCGACAACATTCAGCAGGTCATGGAGACCTTCTTCGCCTACATCGAGCACCTGAAGGACTCTCCCTTCCCGGCCGACTTCTACGCCGACCAGGCCCGCATCGCCAACCTCCAGGAGACCTTCGAAGACCGCGGCGAAGGCGCCAACCTCGCCACCCGCCTCGCCAACAACGCCCTCTTCTTCCCGCTCGACGTCGCCGAACGAGCCGACATCGCCTGGGGTGAGCCCGACGAAGCCGCCTACCGCGAATTCCTCGGCGCCCTCACGCCCGACAACATGCTCGTGACCTTCCAGGCCAAGGGCGTGCCCACCGACCGGACCGAGGAAATCTACGGCACCGCCTACGGTTACAGCGAGACTGCCGGCGACGACTACAACCACCTGGTCAACCCGCCCGCCATCGACAGCTTTGCCCTGCCGTCCGCCAACCCCTTCCTGCCCGGCGAAACCAAACTCATCGCCGAGCGCCCGCTCTCCCTCATCGATGAAGCCGGGCTGCAACTCTACTACGCCCAGGACGTCGAGTTCGAGCGCCCGCAGGCCACCGTGCAGATGCGCTTCGTGCCCACCCGCGACATGGGCACGGCCGAGACCGACCTCCTGCTCCGCTTCTTCGAGACCTGCCTCTACGACGCCTTCGAAGCCGCCGCCGGCGACGCCAGTGTCGCGGGCCTTTCCTACTCCGTGGATATCGGCATGGAGGGCTTCGACCTCGCCGTCACCGGTTTCGCCGATTCCCCCGCGCGCTTCATCGAATACGTCACCGAGCGCCTCCTCGACTTCGAGATCACGCCCACCCGCTTCGCCTCTCTCCACGAGCGCGTGATGCGCAACCTACGCAGCTACGACCAGACCGAGGCCTACCAACTCGCCTCCCATCGTTCGTCCGCCGCCCTGCGCGAGTTCTACTTCCTGCCCAACCACTCCCTCGAGCGCGCCGAGTCCGTGACCTGGGACGAGGTGCACGACCTCGCCACCCGCTACTTCGCCACTGGCAAGGTCGAGGTGCTCGTGCACGGCCACCTCACCCCCGAGCGCGCCATCGAATCGGCCCGCGCCATCGCCGACGCTATCGGCGCCGAACCCGCCGCCGAACACGAGTTGCTGCGCCGCCGCCAACTTGAACTCGCCGCCGGCGAGCCCGTCATCGACACGGGTGCCATCGAAGGCGTGAACTCCACTTACCGCGCCAACTACCTCCTGCCCGACGCCACCCCGGCCGAACGCGCCGCCGCCGAGGTCATCGGCACCTTCATGAGTGAGCCCTTCTTCACCGAGCTGCGCACCAAACAACAGCTCGGCTACATCGTGGGCAGCGGTGCCGGATCCGCCGCCGAAGACATGCTTCTGCTCTACGTCATCCAATCGAGCACCCACGCCGCCGATGATCTGCGTCAGCGCGCCGAAACCTTCATCGCCACTCTGCCCGACCAGCTGGCCGCCCTCCCGACTGAGCAATGGGAAACGTTGCTCGCCGGCGCCCGCTCCTCCCTGGGCGAAAAGCCCAAGTCGATCGCCGACAAAACCGGTGTGCTCTTCGCCCGCGCTTACGACCACGGCGGCGATTGGGAACGCCAGCACGACACCCTCGCCGCCATCGATCAACTCGATCAGGCCGCGACCGCCGCGCTCTTCCGCCGTATCATCACTCCCGATACGGCCAAGTCGGTGATCGTGCTGCTCTCCAGCGGCGATCACGCCCCGAGCGAGGCCCCGGCCTCTTTCAGCGACCGCGAGGCCTGGAAGGCCGAACAGCAGTTCAACTGAGCGTCCGTCCCGGCGCCCTCCCTCATCTCGCCCGGCCCGCCAAGGCCGGGCGTTTTTTTAGGCCAACTCCCGCGCCTCCAGCACCTCCCGCAGACGCTCCCGTAGCGACGTGAAGGTAAAGGGCTTCGCCAGCACGCCCGCCGGATGAATCGATTGCGGCGGCAGGTTGGCGAGTTTTTGCGAGTAACCACTGATCAATACCACCGGCACCTCCGGGTTGATTTCGTTCATCATCGCATGCGCTTCGATGCCATCCATCCGTGGCATGGTGATATCGAGCAACACGCAGAAGAGCTCTGTCGAGCGCTCGCGAAAACGCTCCACGCCTTCCACGCCATCGATCGCGAGGATCACGTCGAAACCCATCTTGCGCAGCATCAGCTCGAGCACGCGCCGCAATGCGCCGTCATCGTCGACCAGCAGCACCGTGCCTTCGGCCAGCCAGGTGCCCGTTCGCGGTGTGGACGTTGGCGACGCGGCCTCCGCCTCTTCCGCGGCTCGCACCGGCAGCAACACCTGAAACGTCGCGCCTTGGCCCACCGCCGACTCCACGCGAATGCCGGCATGGTGGGCCCGCACGAACCCCTTCACCACCGCCAGCCCCAAACCGCTGCCAGTGAATTTCGTGGTATAGAACGGCTCAAAGATCCGCTGTCGCACCTCCCCGCTCATGCCGCATCCCGTATCCTTCACTTCGATACAAACGTAAGTGCCCGGCGCCAGTTTCGCTTCCCCCTCCAGTTGAAACACATCGAGCTCCGAAGCTCCAAAGCGCCGGGCAAACGTGCGCACGCACACGTCGCCGGACTGGTCCCCGATTGCCCCGGCGCCATTGAGCACCAGATTCAGCAACACCTGCTGTGCCTGCGTGGGCGCCACCAGCACCCGTGGCAAATCCTTCGCCAAGTCGGCCGCCAACTGCACCTTCGCGCTCACACTGGGCTTCACCAGCCGCAGCGTTTCCTCGACCACCTGATTTAAATCGACTTCGGCAAACTCAACCGGATTACGGCCGGCGTAGGTCAACATCTGCTGGCAAAGCGCCGAGGCGCGCACCGCGGTCTTTTCAATCGTATCGATGCACTTGCTCACCTCCGTGTTCTCCGGCAGATCCAGCCGCGCCAGGTTCGCGCTGCCCACCACCGACATCATGAGGTTGTTGAAGTCATGCGCGATACCGCCCGCCAGCACGCCCAGGCTCTCATTCTTCTGCACCCGCATCAGCTCCCGCTCGTGCTTCAGGCGATCCGCCTCGGCCTGACGCTGGGCGGACAGATCCCGCACAATGAACGAAAGGATATTTGTATCCATTTCGTCATCACGATGCCCCAGCACCAGCAACAGCGCCGGCAACTCCCGCCCGTCTGGCAGCGCGACGTTGCGTTCTGCCTGCCATAGGCCGGTCGTCACCACCTCCGGCACCACCTCCCGCCGCAATGAACCAGCCAGGTCGGCCCCCAGCACTTCCTCGAGCTTCCGCCCTTCCCATGAGCCGCCGCCGACAGGCTCGCCCCAGCGGCGCTGCATCGCGGCGTTGGCGTAGAGCACCTCCCCCTTCACATCGGTCGTGAACACGCTCTCGGGGGTGGCTTCAATAATGCGGAATAAGCGCGCAATCTCTGCTTCCGCGCGCTTGCGTTGGTTGATGTCCAGGGTGAGGCCGGAGAGCCGCACCGGTCGCCCCGCCGCATCCCACTGCGACACCGATCCCCGCGCCAAAATCCAATGCCACTGGCCGGCGCGCGTCCGCATGCGCATCTCCACCTCATACAACGGTGTATGGCCGGCCAGATGCTCCTGCAACTTCGCCTGCTCCGTGGCCAGGTCCTGAGGATGCGCCAACTCGCTCCACCGCTCCCGCAGCGGTCCTACCGCCTCTTCATCGTAGCCGAGCAAGCTCGTCAAACGGCTGTTGCTGGTAACTTGAGACGTTTGCGCGTCCCACTCCCACAAGCCTGCCTGAGCCCCATCGATGACGCGGTTCAACTGCGAGCGGCTGGTCGCCAATTCCGCCTCCGCCTGCTGCCGCCGCGTCACCAGCGCCCCCAGCCCCAACCCCACCCCGGCCACCGCGATCTCGAAGAGGAAAAAGACATAGGCATAGTCCGCCGAACTGCCCGTCAGGCGCAGCCCCACCAACCCGGTCATCGTTACCATCAATGTCGCCAACACCGCCCCCGGCATGCCATGGATCATGCAGATCCAAACGAGCGGCAGAAACCCCAGAAAAAACGCGTGGTGCTCCCGCAAAATCGGCACCAACAGCACGGCCGCCACCGACCCTACCAACAACACACAGCTCACCACCGTCACCACCCGTCGCGCCAGCGAACCCGCCGGAGGCCACGGCACCTTGCCCTGCCCATCCCACCACGGCGCGACAAACACCATGACTACGGGCACCACCGTGAGCAGGCCGCTCACATCTCCGATCCACCACCGCACCACCGCGATCAGGAAATCCCAGCCGGTTCCCGCCTCCGGCGTTCCTGCCCACGCCACCCCCGAACTCACCAAGGCGAGCAGCAGGGGGGACCCCAGGATAGCCCCGAAAAACACCACCGACTCGCGCAACGACCCGGGCAACAATCGGGTCCCCGACCACCGCCGCACCGCCCAAGCCGTCAACGCAAAGCCGCCCGTGATTAGACTCGGAAACACCCACGTTCCCCACGCCGCCGGCGACGCGCCGGTTGAAAGCGCGCCAAGCACATTGGCGAGCCACACTACTCCGGCATACCGGGGCCCCATAATCACCAACATCGCGAGCGCCAAACCCGCCGGGGCATACCAGATGGAAACCGCTACAGCCCCTCCCGATACCTCAAACCATGCCGCCAAATGATGGGTGAGCAGGTGCAGACCCACGTAAGCCAAACAAAGCAGCGTAGACCGTGACGACTTGGTCATAAGAGCAGGCCGAAGAATATCATAGCAAAGTATCCCCCATCGGGCGGAAACCGCTGCTCTTGAGCAATCTTGGACTCATTCTATCAGTTTGAAAAACAGGCCACCGCGCCGCCGCCCACATCCATGACGAGCACCCCCGCTTCGCGGGCGACCGCCAGCGCACTACTCCCGGATTCTGGCAACTCCCGCCGCCAGCCCGTCTGCCCTCCCGCCGTGGTCGCTTCGTTGACCGGCCAAGAGGCCACGGCCCCACCACCGCCTTCCACCGCCACGATCGATTCACTCGCCCCGTGCCAGATCAAGTTCTGCGGGGACCCCGCCAAGCGCCGCTCTGCCCGCGTCGCGACCGTCCCATCCGACTCTCCCGCCCAGCGCTGCACCGTCCCGCCCTCGCCCGCCTGCACCGCCACCACCACCTGCCCCATTGGCTCTGCGATCGCCAACGCCGCCACCTGCTCACCCTCCGCCACCCGACGTGCCCAGATCGGCTGGCCGGTGCGAAGAAACGCAGACGTCTCGAAGCACCGCACCCACCCCGCCGAACTCCCCACCACAAACTGCCCACCATCCGTCGCCACCGCCAGGACCCGAAACGACTCTCCATCCGGCAGATCGAATTCCTTGAGCGGCACCAGCATCCCTCCCGAATTACTCAGCACACCAACGCGCCCGTCCGCAGCCTGCCAAACAATCGTGGTGCCATCGTCCGCCAATCCCACCGCGTTGATCACTGCGCCCGCCCGCTCGTCCGGCGCGTAATCGCCCACCTTCGAAAACCCGTCGGTATCGAGCACACGACAAAACACCTCCACGCGTTCCGCCGCCGCCACCAGCCACAGGCCATCTCGCGAGAGCGCCACCTGATTCACGCGCCGCACCGTGCGGTGTTTCAACAAGACCGCTCCAGAGTCCGCATCATATGCCCGCACAAACCCCTGCGGCGCTTCCTCCTGATACTCCCCGCCTGCCGCCACAAAACGCCCGTTGCCCGACACCGCCACCGAGCACACCCCCGTCCACCCCGTCACCGCATCCCGCCACCGCACCCCGCCGTCTCCATTTAAACAATACACCGACTGCACCACCGGCATCGGCGGACGCGACTCCGCCTGCTCCGCCCACAGCCCCGGTTGCCCGCAATACGTCCCGGCGACCACCGTCCCGCCATCATCCGCCACCGCCAAGGTTTGGATACTACACACGGCGCCGCCCGGGGAACAGGTCCACAGCAGCGGCACCCCTGAGTCGAAAGCGGGATCAGTCATAAACGGGGAAGCCAGAAACCGCACGCTGGCGATACCGCCCCCGTAGCGCAAAACCAAACGTATCCACCCAAACGGCACCTGTTGAACTTGCACCAACACCCACCCCGCCGTCACTTGCGGCTCCCTTCGCCCGCCCCCAGCCTGCCTCTCATGCCCCGGACTCTACCCTCCCTTCTCACCGCCTTGTTGCTCTCCGCCGCGACCGCCTTCGCCGCCGATGGCAGCACTCCGCAACCCCAAGCCCTCGGCTCGCCGCTACCGGATTTTGAACTGCCCGGCATCGCGCCCGACGGCTCGGTGCAGACCTACACTCCGGCCGACTTCGCCTCCGCCAAGCTCCTCTGCATCATCTTCACCTGCAACCACTGCCCCACCGCGCAGCGCTACGAAGAGCGCATCAAACAACTCACCACCGACTACGCGCCCCAGGGCGTCGCCGTCGTCGCCATCAACCCCAACAACGCCGAGGCCGTGCGTCTCGATGAGATGGCCTGGACCGATGTGGGCGACAGTTTCGCCGACATGCAGATCCGCCACGCCCACAAAGAATTTAACTTCCCCTACCTCGACGACGGCGAGACCCAGGCCATCTCCCGCGTCTTCGGCCCCGTCGCCACCCCGCACGTCTTCATCTACGACCAGGACCGCAAGCTCGCCTTCCAGGGCCGCATCGACGACGCCGAGCTCCCGCAATACATCAAACACCACGACACCCGCGACGCCCTCGACGCCCTGCTCGCCGGCCACGCGCCGGAAGTGCAGACCACCCGCGTCTTCGGCTGCTCCGTCAAGTGGGCCGAGAAGGCCGAAGGCTACAACAAGCTCTGGGCCCAACGCCTGAAGGAAGAACCCGTCACCCTCGAGCACGCCACCGCCGCCGACTTCGTCGCCCTCCGCGAAAACCAGGACTCCGGCAAGATCCGCGTCATCAACGTCTGGGCCACCTGGTGCGGCCCCTGCGTCTCCGAGTTCCCCGATCTCGTCGACCTCAACGTCACCTTCCGCAACCGCGACTTCGAACTCGTCACCATCGCCGCCGAGTATCCCAAAATGGAAGCCAAGGCGCTCAAGTTCCTCCAGCAGCAGCACGCCTCCATGCAGAACTACATCTTCGGCGACACCGACAAATACGCCAACATCGAGGCCATCGATCCCGAGTGGAGCGGCGCCCTGCCCCACACTCTCGTGATCGACGAAAAGGGCGAAGTCATCTTCCGCCACACCGGCCCGATCGACTTCATCGAGCTCCGCCGCCTGCTCCTCCCCGCCCTCGAAGCCATCACTCCCTGGGGCGGCCTCGACGGCAACTGAGCGCTGGCGTATCCACGATTCCCCGACACCAAAAACGCCGCCCCACACCGGGGCGGCGTTTTTTCGTCGAACCTCTATTCGACTCAGAGGTGCTTCTGCAGGAAGGCCTCGATACCTTCGAAGAGTTGCAGGCGGGTCTGCAGCAGCGAGCCGCCCGTCAGCGTGAGCACCTCGAAGGGCTTCTGCTTCGCGCGCAGCTCGGCGACGAGCGCCTCGGCCTCCTTTTGCTCCACACTCTCACCACCGAGCTCGCGCACCACCAGCAGCGGCGCCTGGAGTTGCCCGATGCGCTCGGCCGGTGAGATGGCGTTGAACTGCGCCCGATCGGTCGCCGGGTCGCCGAGCAGCTTGAAGATCGCGCCGTAGCTCGGGTCGTCCTCGCGCTCGAGGCCGATCTCATTGGCCAGGCGAGTCCAATCGTAGATGCCGGAGAAGGTCACGCCGCAGGCATAAAGCGTCGGGTCATCAACCATGCTTGCCACCGCGAGGTAGCCACCAAAACCACCACCCGAGATCGCCACCCGCTTCTCGTCGATCATGCCCGTGCGCAGCACCGTCTTGACCGCGCGCGACACGTCGAGGCGCATCATCGCAAAGTCCGCACGCGCCTTCTCGGCGAAGAGCCAGTCGTAGCCGGTCGAGCCGCGATAGTTCGGTTGCAACACCGCGTAGCCGCGGGCCGCCAGCACCTGCACCTCGGCGTCAAAACCCCAGGAGTTGCGCGCCCACGGGCCACCATGCGGCAGCACCACGAGCGGAGCCGGGTTGTCCTTCGACGCGCCTTCGGGCAGCGTCACGTAGGCGTCGAGCTTCTTGCCGTCGGCCGTGGTGTATTTGATCACGCTGGTCGGACGCAGGTCGTCTTCGTTGATCCAGGGACGCTCGCTGGCCAGCAGGCCCACCGTGCGCTTCGTGAGGTTGACCGTGTAGTAGGCCGGCGGATTGCGGTCAGAGGACACGGCCACAAGCAGCAGGTCACCCGAGTTGCTGCCATCCAACAGCTGCACGAGTTTGCCCGGGAAGAAGGCACTCAGCACGCCCTGCAGTTTGCGGTAGCTCTCGTTGAACCACACCGAGGTCGGCGCCGCCCGGTCATAGATCGCGCCCACAATCGTGTGGGACGCCGGGTCGCGGTAGATCGCGCCATTGAAGTCGTAGTTCTCGTCGCGCAGCACCAGCTCACCCACTTCGCCCGTGAGCGAATCCATCAGGAACAAGCCCGCCGGCTCACCGTCGCCACTGCGCAGCCGCACCAGCAACTCGCCGATCTGTTGGCCGACATCGACGATGTCGATCTCCTCGAGATCGAGCGCCGACGGGATCCAGCCGGTGCCGTCCCACACGTGCAACACCACGCGGCCATTCTCGTCGGCCGTGTAAGCGAAACCGAGGTTGCCCTCCGCATCGGCGAGGTAACCGAGCTGGGTGCGACCGGCCGGCGTCGGGACCACACGCAGCACGTGGGCGTCATTAAATTCCGCCACCTGCGCCCAGGCCTCCTCGTTTTCTTCGCCCCGCACATCGATGAAACCGCCCTGGTTCAGCGCGGCGTCGAGTTCGACCACCGCGGGTTGGCCGTCCGGGCCGCCGACCGAAACCCACACCAGGGGCTTCATCGGCGAGCCCGCCGGCACGCCCACCACAGTGGCGGCGCCGTATTGGAAAACCGGATAAGCCCCGGCCGGATCGTTGACGTCCACCACCAGCAGACCGAGTTGCGCGCCGCCGAGATTGGCGAGCGTGTAGGCGATATGTTGATCATCGAGCCACCAAAACCCGGTCACCTGCACACCGTTGCCGCCGCCGATGAAGACCTCGCTGCCATCCACGCCGATTTCCTTCACCATCAGCTGGTAGGTCTCGCCGCCGCCCGAAAAGAGCGCCGCGACGTGGGTGCCCGCGCGGTTGAGCGCAGGAACCTGGATGAGCGGAGACCGCAAAAAGGCTTCGACCGGAGTCGGGCCGGCGACGGTGGCTTCGGCCGCCGTCGGGGCGGGAGAGGAAGAGTCCTGGGCGACCACCGGCGCGACGAGCGCGGGCAGCAGCAACCACAGGGACCAACGACAAAAACGCGGGAGTTTCATGGCAGAATGCAAGGGACA
This portion of the Actomonas aquatica genome encodes:
- a CDS encoding insulinase family protein — encoded protein: MLTRLLCLLLIVSAPAFAATDSALPPREVAPTDKAEFRRLTLDNGLKVLLVSDANFNKSAASLVVSVGQIDDPFEHAGLAHFLEHMLFLGTEKYPDVSEYSAYITANGGYNNAYTSTDHTNYQFEVRHEALEGALDRFAQFFIAPLFVADYTEREVNAVHNEAMRHVQNDLRRMLNVRRELYSPEAGESKFSTGNKDTLANATPAIVREFYENHYSADRMALAITGTASLDELERMARVSFSPIPVRDLPAIEREPTFLPHKEALRLATIEPVRELRQLWMEFVIPSTRPHFASKTDAFLLSLLNYAGKGGLVEYLKDADLATSVGGFTWTRTTGYESLFISADLTPNGADNIQQVMETFFAYIEHLKDSPFPADFYADQARIANLQETFEDRGEGANLATRLANNALFFPLDVAERADIAWGEPDEAAYREFLGALTPDNMLVTFQAKGVPTDRTEEIYGTAYGYSETAGDDYNHLVNPPAIDSFALPSANPFLPGETKLIAERPLSLIDEAGLQLYYAQDVEFERPQATVQMRFVPTRDMGTAETDLLLRFFETCLYDAFEAAAGDASVAGLSYSVDIGMEGFDLAVTGFADSPARFIEYVTERLLDFEITPTRFASLHERVMRNLRSYDQTEAYQLASHRSSAALREFYFLPNHSLERAESVTWDEVHDLATRYFATGKVEVLVHGHLTPERAIESARAIADAIGAEPAAEHELLRRRQLELAAGEPVIDTGAIEGVNSTYRANYLLPDATPAERAAAEVIGTFMSEPFFTELRTKQQLGYIVGSGAGSAAEDMLLLYVIQSSTHAADDLRQRAETFIATLPDQLAALPTEQWETLLAGARSSLGEKPKSIADKTGVLFARAYDHGGDWERQHDTLAAIDQLDQAATAALFRRIITPDTAKSVIVLLSSGDHAPSEAPASFSDREAWKAEQQFN
- a CDS encoding ATP-binding protein, with protein sequence MTKSSRSTLLCLAYVGLHLLTHHLAAWFEVSGGAVAVSIWYAPAGLALAMLVIMGPRYAGVVWLANVLGALSTGASPAAWGTWVFPSLITGGFALTAWAVRRWSGTRLLPGSLRESVVFFGAILGSPLLLALVSSGVAWAGTPEAGTGWDFLIAVVRWWIGDVSGLLTVVPVVMVFVAPWWDGQGKVPWPPAGSLARRVVTVVSCVLLVGSVAAVLLVPILREHHAFFLGFLPLVWICMIHGMPGAVLATLMVTMTGLVGLRLTGSSADYAYVFFLFEIAVAGVGLGLGALVTRRQQAEAELATSRSQLNRVIDGAQAGLWEWDAQTSQVTSNSRLTSLLGYDEEAVGPLRERWSELAHPQDLATEQAKLQEHLAGHTPLYEVEMRMRTRAGQWHWILARGSVSQWDAAGRPVRLSGLTLDINQRKRAEAEIARLFRIIEATPESVFTTDVKGEVLYANAAMQRRWGEPVGGGSWEGRKLEEVLGADLAGSLRREVVPEVVTTGLWQAERNVALPDGRELPALLLVLGHRDDEMDTNILSFIVRDLSAQRQAEADRLKHERELMRVQKNESLGVLAGGIAHDFNNLMMSVVGSANLARLDLPENTEVSKCIDTIEKTAVRASALCQQMLTYAGRNPVEFAEVDLNQVVEETLRLVKPSVSAKVQLAADLAKDLPRVLVAPTQAQQVLLNLVLNGAGAIGDQSGDVCVRTFARRFGASELDVFQLEGEAKLAPGTYVCIEVKDTGCGMSGEVRQRIFEPFYTTKFTGSGLGLAVVKGFVRAHHAGIRVESAVGQGATFQVLLPVRAAEEAEAASPTSTPRTGTWLAEGTVLLVDDDGALRRVLELMLRKMGFDVILAIDGVEGVERFRERSTELFCVLLDITMPRMDGIEAHAMMNEINPEVPVVLISGYSQKLANLPPQSIHPAGVLAKPFTFTSLRERLREVLEARELA
- a CDS encoding redoxin family protein; amino-acid sequence: MPRTLPSLLTALLLSAATAFAADGSTPQPQALGSPLPDFELPGIAPDGSVQTYTPADFASAKLLCIIFTCNHCPTAQRYEERIKQLTTDYAPQGVAVVAINPNNAEAVRLDEMAWTDVGDSFADMQIRHAHKEFNFPYLDDGETQAISRVFGPVATPHVFIYDQDRKLAFQGRIDDAELPQYIKHHDTRDALDALLAGHAPEVQTTRVFGCSVKWAEKAEGYNKLWAQRLKEEPVTLEHATAADFVALRENQDSGKIRVINVWATWCGPCVSEFPDLVDLNVTFRNRDFELVTIAAEYPKMEAKALKFLQQQHASMQNYIFGDTDKYANIEAIDPEWSGALPHTLVIDEKGEVIFRHTGPIDFIELRRLLLPALEAITPWGGLDGN
- a CDS encoding WD40 repeat domain-containing protein translates to MTDPAFDSGVPLLWTCSPGGAVCSIQTLAVADDGGTVVAGTYCGQPGLWAEQAESRPPMPVVQSVYCLNGDGGVRWRDAVTGWTGVCSVAVSGNGRFVAAGGEYQEEAPQGFVRAYDADSGAVLLKHRTVRRVNQVALSRDGLWLVAAAERVEVFCRVLDTDGFSKVGDYAPDERAGAVINAVGLADDGTTIVWQAADGRVGVLSNSGGMLVPLKEFDLPDGESFRVLAVATDGGQFVVGSSAGWVRCFETSAFLRTGQPIWARRVAEGEQVAALAIAEPMGQVVVAVQAGEGGTVQRWAGESDGTVATRAERRLAGSPQNLIWHGASESIVAVEGGGGAVASWPVNEATTAGGQTGWRRELPESGSSALAVAREAGVLVMDVGGGAVACFSN
- a CDS encoding alpha/beta hydrolase family protein, which produces MKLPRFCRWSLWLLLPALVAPVVAQDSSSPAPTAAEATVAGPTPVEAFLRSPLIQVPALNRAGTHVAALFSGGGETYQLMVKEIGVDGSEVFIGGGNGVQVTGFWWLDDQHIAYTLANLGGAQLGLLVVDVNDPAGAYPVFQYGAATVVGVPAGSPMKPLVWVSVGGPDGQPAVVELDAALNQGGFIDVRGEENEEAWAQVAEFNDAHVLRVVPTPAGRTQLGYLADAEGNLGFAYTADENGRVVLHVWDGTGWIPSALDLEEIDIVDVGQQIGELLVRLRSGDGEPAGLFLMDSLTGEVGELVLRDENYDFNGAIYRDPASHTIVGAIYDRAAPTSVWFNESYRKLQGVLSAFFPGKLVQLLDGSNSGDLLLVAVSSDRNPPAYYTVNLTKRTVGLLASERPWINEDDLRPTSVIKYTTADGKKLDAYVTLPEGASKDNPAPLVVLPHGGPWARNSWGFDAEVQVLAARGYAVLQPNYRGSTGYDWLFAEKARADFAMMRLDVSRAVKTVLRTGMIDEKRVAISGGGFGGYLAVASMVDDPTLYACGVTFSGIYDWTRLANEIGLEREDDPSYGAIFKLLGDPATDRAQFNAISPAERIGQLQAPLLVVRELGGESVEQKEAEALVAELRAKQKPFEVLTLTGGSLLQTRLQLFEGIEAFLQKHL